The following proteins are encoded in a genomic region of Peromyscus eremicus chromosome 14, PerEre_H2_v1, whole genome shotgun sequence:
- the LOC131924552 gene encoding LOW QUALITY PROTEIN: uncharacterized protein LOC131924552 (The sequence of the model RefSeq protein was modified relative to this genomic sequence to represent the inferred CDS: inserted 2 bases in 1 codon; substituted 1 base at 1 genomic stop codon), whose amino-acid sequence MGQTITTPLSLTTDHWSDVKARGNNEGVIVKKKKWITLCEAEWVMMNVGWPREGSFNLSLILQVEGKVFAPNPYGHPDQVPYIAIWRSLVENPFPWVKPFLPQPPPVSGPSAPLNPDSSLYPVLPHKETPKPPVLPPDPNSPLIDLLVEEPPPYQAGPARRPGGAAAAPTAAEAAPAAAEEAAAAATLAAAIRPGGPNQQLQYWPFSASDLYNWKQHNPPFSRDPVALTNLIESILVTHRPTWDDCQQLLQTLLTVEEKQRVFLEARKQVPGDDGRPSHLPNVIDAAFPLTHPNWDFNTPEGREHLRLYRQLLLAGLRAAARRPTNLAQVRNVIQGKEETPAAFLERLKEAYRMYTPYDPEDPGQAPGIILSFIYQSSSDIRAKLQRLEGLQALGLPDLVKEAEKIFNKRETPEEREEKRWQKQEERDRKQHREIKKVLAAVVSQGQRREGDRSGEXRRPPLDKDQCAYCKEKGHWARECPKKPQGPRRPKTRGGRGQEPPPEPRITLKIGGQPVTFLVDTGAEHSVLTHAGVPLSRHSALVQGATGNKRYYWTIERKVQLASGQVTHSFLHIPECPHPLLGRDLLTKLKAQIYFDEKGPRVTGPKGDPLQILALNLEEEYRLFESEPPEESPTELQDWLREFPRAWAETGGLGLARDQPPLMISLKASATPVSIRQYPMSREAHEGIKPHIRRLLDQGVLKPCQSPWNTPLLPVRKPGTGDYRPVQDLREVNKRVEDIHPTVPNPYNLLSTLPLTHVWYTVLDLKDAFFCLRLHPQSQLLFAFEWRDPEQGLSGQLTWTRLPQGFKNSPTLFDEALHADLAGFRVEHPTLTLLQYVDDLLLAARSRAECLEGTRALLARLGQKGYRSSAKKAQICQDKVTYLGYTLNGGQRWLTEARKETILSIPPPRSPCQVREFLGTAGYCRLWIPGFAELAAPLYPLTKPGVMFQWEEEQQKAFQLIKKALLEAPALGLPDITKPFELFVDENSGFAKGVLVQRLGPWRRPVAYLSKKLDPVATGWPPCLRMVAAIAVLLKDAGKLTLGQPLTVLASHAVEALVRQPPDRWLSNARMTYYQALLLDSDRVTFGPVVSLNPATLLPLPSPSMEHDCLQILAEVHGTRPDLTDQPLKDPXTLWYTDGSSFLEEGERRAGAAVTTESEVIWASSLSPGTSAQRAELIALTQALRMAEGKKLTVYTDSRYAFATAHVHGEIYRRRGLLTSAGKEIKNKKEILDLLKALFLPLQLSIVHCPGHQKDNSKVAKGNRLADLTARTVASQPTGSSQLMAIQDTPEPPPPGREPMPYSPEDHELAKKMGADWDPQRQAYMLGDRMVMPTSHTQYMLQFLHALTHLSETKIKTLLDRKHRNNSAKPERVTSTCPACAQVNAGKTHLAKGARLRGHRPGVHWEIDFTEVKPGLYGYRYLLVFVDTFSGWIEAFPTKNETANVVTKKLLEEIFPRYGMPHILGSDNGPAFVSLVSQKVAKLLGVNWKLHCVYRPQSSGQVERANRTIKETLTKLTLATGTRDWVLLLPLALYRARNTPGPHGLTPFEILYGAPPPVVKFLHPDISSFATSPTLEAHLQALQLVQKEIWKPLAKAYREQLDKPVVPHPFQIGDSVWVRRHQTKNLESRWKGPYTVLLTTPTALKVDGIAAWIHASHVKAAGETDPAGSRESTWTVYRTQNPLKIRLARGSSSSPSSCSLSTPRGLGRQRART is encoded by the exons atgggacagaccatcaccaccccactgagcctaaccacggaccactggtccgatgttaaggctcgaggaaacaatgaaggtgtcattgtcaaaaagaaaaaatggatcaccctctgcgaggccgaatgggtcatgatgaatgttggctggccgcgagaaggatcctttaacctctctcttattttacaggtggagggcaaggtttttgcccctaatccttatggacaccccgaccaggtcccatacatcgccatctggagatctctggtcgaaaatccatttccatgggtcaagcctttccttccacagccccctccagtctctgggccctctgcacccctcaacccggactcttccctttaccctgtgctccctcacaaggagactcccaagccccctgtcctccccccggaccctaactcccctctcatagatctcTTGGTGGAGGAGCCCCCTCCTTATCAGGCTGGACCCGCTCGGCGACCCGGCGGAGCGGCGGCGGCTCCCACCGCTGCGGAAGCGGCTCCCGCCGCcgcggaggaggcggcggcggcggccacaTTAGCGGCCGCGATccggcc AGGAGGGCCGAACCAACAACTCCAATATTGGCCTTTCTCTGCTTCAGACCTTTACAACTGGAAACAACATAACCCCCCTTTTTCCAGGGATCCTGTGGCATTAACTAACTTGATTGAATCCATCCTGGTGACTCACAGGCCGACTTGGGACgattgtcagcagctcctgcagaccctcttaacagtagaggaaaagcagagagttttcctggaggcccggaagcaggttccGGGCGATGACGGGAGGCCATCCCACCTCCCGAATGTCATCGATGCGGCTTTTCCCTTGACTCACCCTAACTGGGATTTCAAtacgcctgaaggtagggagcatctacgtctctatcgccagttgctcttagcgggtctccgagcggccgctagaaggcctaccaatttggctcaggtaaggaatgtgatacagggaaaggaagagacacccgctgcatttctagaaagattgaaggaagcttataggatgtatactccgtatgatccggaagatccaggtcaggctccaggtattatcctatcatttatctatcagtctagttcagacatcagagccaaattgcagcggttggagggtttacaggcgttagggttgccagacctagtgaaggaagcagagaaaatattcaataagagagaaactcctgaagagcgtgaggaaaagagatggcagaaacaagaggaaagggataggaaacagcatagggagataaagaaagttctggccgccgttgtatctcagggacagcggagagagggagacaggtcgggagaatgaaggaggccacccctagataaagatcaatgtgcttactgcaaggagaagggacactgggcccgagaatgccccaagaagccacaaggaccccgccggcccaa GACTAgggggggtcgaggccaggagcccccccctgagcctaggataaccctcaagatcggggggcagcccgtgaccttcctggttgatactggtgccgaacattcagtcctaactcatgccggagtgcctcttagccggcattctgcactggtgcagggggcaactggaaacaagagatattattggactatcgagagaaaagtccaactggcttcagggcaagtaactcactcctttctgcacatacctgaatgcccccatccgctgttaggacgggacctactaaccaaattaaaagcgcaaatctattttgatgagaagGGACCGAGGGTCACCGGTCCTAAAGGAGACCCTCTACAAATCCTTGCcctcaatttagaggaagaataccGTTTATTCGAGTCAGAACCCCCGGAGGAGTCACCTACGGAGCTACAGGACTGGTTGAGAGAGTTTCCTCgagcctgggcagagactgggggcctggggttggcacgcgatcagccaccgctgatgatctcattaaaggcctccgcgACTCCCGTTTCAATCAGACAGtacccaatgtcacgggaagctcatgagggaatcaaaccccatatccggaggctcctggaccaaggggtgctgaagccctgtcagtccccatggaacacccctctcttgcctgttaggaaaccggggacaggggactacaggCCAGTCCAGGATTTGAGAGAGGTCAATAAGCGGGTGGAGGACATACACCCCACGGTGCCTAACCCCTATAACCTTCTGAGCACCCTCCCACTGACCCACGTCTGGTACACAGTACTAGAcctgaaagatgccttcttttgTTTGAGATTACACCCTCAAAGTCAACTACTGTTTGCCTTTGAATGGAGGGACCCAGAACAAGGGCTCTCGGGACAACTAACCTGGACCCGGCTCCCTCAGGGCTTCAAAAACAGCCCAACCCTCTTTGATGAGGCCTTACATGCAGATCTGGCCGGGTTCCGAGTCGAGCATCCAACCTTGACCTTGCTCCAGTACGTAGACGACCTACTCCTGGCAGCCAGGAGTCGGGCCGAGTGCCTGGAGGGCACTCGGGCCTTACTGGCCAGACTTGGACAGAAGGGGTATAGATCCTCGGCCAAGAAGGCTcaaatttgccaagacaaggttaCTTACCTGGGCTACACCCTGAATGGGGGACAGAGATGGCTGACGGAGGCAAGGAAAGAAACCATACTCTCTATTCCCCCTCCTCGCAGCCCCTGTCAGGTTCGGGAATTCCTGGGTACGGCTGGATACTGCCGCTTATGGATCCCCGGGTTCGCCGAGTTGGCCGCCCCTCTATATCCCCTCACTAAACCAGGGGTAATGTTCCAATGGGAAGAGGAGCAGCAGAAAGCATTCCAACTGATCAAGAAGGCCTTACTTGAAGCCccggctctgggtctgccagatATCACCAAGCCCTTTGAACTGTTTGTAGACGAGAACTCGGGTTTTGCTAAAGGGGTGCTGGTGCAAAGACTGGGACCTTGGAGGAGACCTGTGGCATACTTGTCCAAGAAACTGGACCCGGTGGCCACAGGATGGCCCCCCTGCctccgcatggtggcagccattgcaGTTCTACTCAAGGATGCCGGGAAACTGACCCTAGGTCAGCCTCTGACTGTACTGGCCTCCCATGCCGTGGAGGCCCTGGTCCGACAACCACCAGACAGATGGCTTTCCAACGCCAGAATGACTTATTACCAGGCCTTACTCCTGGACTCAGACCGGGTCACGTTCGGACCCGTAGTCTCCCTTAATCCTGCCACCTTGCTGCCACTGCCTAGCCCCTCTATGGAGCATGATTGCCTCCAGATCTTAGCCGAAGTACATGGCACCCGCCCTGACCTGACAGATCAGCCGCTTAAGGACCC GACGTTGtggtacacagatgggagcagTTTTCTGGAAGAGGGGGAACGCAGAGCCGGGGCAGCTGTTACCACCGAATCAGAAGTGATATGGGCATCGTCGCTCTCGCCTGGGACATCAGCCCAACGTGCAGAACTGATTGCGCTTACGCAAGCCCTCcggatggcagaaggtaagaagCTCACAGTTTATACTGACAGCAGATACGCCTTCGCCACTGCACATGTCCACGGGGAAATCTACAGACGGAGGGGTCTGCTGACATCTGCGGGTAAGGAgatcaagaacaaaaaagaaatcctgGACCTCCTGAAGGCCCTGTTTCTCCCGCTCCAACTCAGTATTGTCCACTGCCCGGGGCACCAAAAAGACAACTCCAAGGTAGCCAAGGGAAACCGGCTGGCGGATTTGACCGCCCGGACAGTGGCATCCCAGCCAACAGGGAGCAGCCAGTTAATGGCTATACAGGACACTCCGGAGCCTCCTCCGCCCGGGAGAGAGCCCATGCCATACAGCCccgaagaccatgagctagcaaagaaaatgggggcggactGGGACCCACAGAGGCAAGCCTACATGCTGGGGGACCGAATGGTTATGCCTACTTCCCACACCCAGTATATGTTACAATTCCTCCATGCCTTAACTCATCTGagtgagacaaaaataaagaccTTACTAGACAGAAAACACCGGAACAATTCTGCTAAACCAGAACGGGTGACTTCTACCTGCCCCGCGTGTGCCCAGGTCAATGCAGGTAAAACGCACCTGGCCAAAGGAGCCCGGCTGAGGGGCCACCGTCCTGGTGTGCACTGGGAAATAGACTTTACAGAAGTAAAACCCGGACTCTATgggtaccggtacctcctggtcttcgtggacactttttcaggatggattgaggcatttccaaccaagaatgaaacggctaacgtggtaacaaagaaattgttggaagagatcttccccaggtatgggatgcctcatatattggggtcggacaacgggcctgctttcgtctctctggtaagtcagaaagtggccaaattattgggggttaattggaaactccattgcgtataccgcccccagagttcaggacaggtagagcgagctaataggacaattaaggagactttaaccaaattaacgcttgcaactggcactagagattgggtactcctacttcccttggctctttaccgagcccggaatactcctgggccacacggcctaaccccttttgaaattctatatggggccccacctccagtcgtgaaatttctccatcctgatatctcatcttttgccaccagccccactttagaggcacatctacaggccctccagctggtgcagaaggagatctggaaacccttggctaaagcctaccgagagcagctggacaagccggtggtcccccaccctttccagattggggactccgtttgggtccggcgccaccagactaagaatctagagtcacggtggaaggggccctacactgtcttgctgaccacccccactgcactcaaggtagacgggattgctgcatggatccacgcctcgcatgtgaaggctgccggggagaccgacccagcaggatccagagaatcaacatggacagtgtaccgcacacagaaccccctaaaaataaggttggcccgcggctcctcttcctccccctcttcttgctctctgtctaCCCCCAGGGGACTAGGGCGGCAGAGAGCCCGCACCTAG